In Streptomyces hawaiiensis, one genomic interval encodes:
- the mgrA gene encoding L-glyceraldehyde 3-phosphate reductase, with amino-acid sequence MYTAHPDRYADMPYRRTGRSGLKLPALSLGLWHNFGPDRSVETQRAILRRAFDLGVTHFDLANNYGPPPGAAESALGEFLKSDFAPYRDELVISTKAGYLMWPGPYGEWGSRKYVLSSLDQSLKRMGLDYVDIFYSHRPDPDTPLEETMGALHSAVQQGKALYVGVSNYSAEQTREAARILGELGTPLLIHQPRYSMLDRRPEDEGLLDALDELQVGSIVFSPLEQGVLSARYLDGIPEGSRAASDSPFLNSDALTEDLVGRLRDLNDIAKSRGQTLAQMALAWVLRGGRVTSALVGASSARQIEDSVGAIRNLDFDADELARIDAIVKQ; translated from the coding sequence TTGTACACCGCACACCCCGACCGCTACGCGGACATGCCCTACCGGCGCACCGGACGCAGCGGTCTGAAGCTCCCCGCGCTCTCGCTCGGCCTGTGGCACAACTTCGGCCCGGACCGGTCCGTCGAGACGCAGCGCGCGATCCTGCGCCGCGCCTTCGACCTCGGCGTCACCCACTTCGACCTCGCCAACAACTACGGCCCGCCGCCCGGCGCCGCCGAGTCCGCGCTGGGCGAGTTCCTGAAGTCGGACTTCGCGCCGTACCGCGACGAGCTGGTGATCTCCACCAAGGCCGGCTACCTGATGTGGCCGGGCCCGTACGGCGAGTGGGGCTCCCGCAAGTACGTGCTGTCCTCGCTGGACCAGAGCCTGAAGCGGATGGGCCTGGACTACGTCGACATCTTCTACTCGCACCGCCCCGACCCGGACACTCCGCTCGAGGAGACGATGGGCGCCCTGCACTCGGCGGTGCAGCAGGGCAAGGCGCTGTACGTCGGCGTCTCCAACTACTCCGCGGAGCAGACCCGCGAGGCCGCCCGCATCCTGGGCGAGCTGGGCACCCCGCTCCTCATCCACCAGCCGCGCTACTCGATGCTGGACCGCCGCCCCGAGGACGAGGGCCTGCTCGACGCGCTCGACGAGCTCCAGGTCGGCTCGATCGTCTTCTCCCCGCTGGAGCAGGGCGTGCTCTCCGCCCGCTACCTCGACGGCATCCCCGAGGGCTCGCGGGCCGCGAGCGACAGCCCCTTCCTGAACTCCGACGCGCTCACCGAGGACCTGGTGGGCCGGCTGCGGGACCTGAACGACATCGCGAAGTCCCGCGGCCAGACCCTGGCCCAGATGGCGCTGGCCTGGGTGCTGCGCGGCGGCCGGGTCACCTCCGCGCTGGTCGGCGCGAGCAGCGCGCGGCAGATCGAGGACAGCGTCGGCGCCATCCGCAACCTGGACTTCGACGCGGACGAGCTGGCCCGGATCGACGCCATCGTCAAGCAGTAG
- a CDS encoding LysR substrate-binding domain-containing protein, translating to MELRHLQHFVAVAEDQHFTRAAERLLVSQSGLSASIRALERELQTPLFVRTTRRVTLTPAGRALLGEAERILAQVRSAHEAVAAVQGVLRGMLALGSEQCIAGVHVAGLLAAFRRSHPDVEICLRQAGSGALAEEVAAGRLDLAFAVRTAQEDTDQLRTVPLTSEPMTVLCHPSHRLAAAGGAVTPEDLGGEVFVDFHPDWGPRRTTDAAFAAAGVRRSVALEVNDVHSLLDLVDEGLGIAVVPRHFRHKRASLTALPVKGAGDAVYETVALLPPEQATSPAARALMALLETGGLAPPQESVHPS from the coding sequence ATGGAACTGCGCCACTTGCAGCACTTCGTCGCGGTCGCCGAGGACCAGCACTTCACCCGGGCGGCGGAACGCCTCCTGGTGTCCCAGTCGGGCCTGTCGGCGTCCATCCGGGCGCTGGAGCGGGAGCTGCAGACGCCGCTGTTCGTGCGCACGACCCGCCGGGTGACGCTCACCCCGGCCGGGCGGGCGCTGCTCGGCGAGGCGGAGCGGATCCTCGCACAGGTGCGCTCCGCCCACGAGGCGGTGGCGGCGGTGCAGGGCGTGCTGCGCGGCATGCTCGCGCTGGGCAGTGAGCAGTGCATCGCCGGGGTGCACGTGGCGGGGCTGCTGGCGGCGTTCCGGCGGAGCCACCCGGACGTGGAGATCTGTCTGCGGCAGGCGGGCTCGGGGGCCCTCGCCGAGGAGGTCGCGGCCGGGCGCCTGGATCTGGCGTTCGCCGTGCGCACAGCCCAGGAGGACACCGACCAGCTGCGGACGGTGCCGCTGACGAGCGAGCCGATGACCGTGCTGTGCCATCCGAGCCACCGGCTCGCGGCGGCCGGGGGCGCGGTGACGCCGGAGGATCTCGGCGGTGAGGTCTTCGTCGACTTCCACCCGGACTGGGGGCCCCGGCGCACCACCGACGCGGCCTTCGCCGCCGCGGGCGTCCGCCGGAGCGTCGCCCTGGAGGTCAACGACGTGCACAGTCTCCTCGACCTCGTGGACGAGGGTCTCGGCATCGCCGTCGTGCCGCGTCACTTCCGGCACAAGCGCGCGTCGCTGACCGCCCTGCCGGTGAAGGGTGCCGGAGACGCGGTGTACGAGACGGTGGCTCTGCTGCCGCCCGAGCAGGCGACCAGTCCGGCGGCCCGGGCGCTGATGGCCCTGCTGGAAACCGGGGGCCTGGCACCACCCCAGGAGAGTGTCCACCCCTCCTGA
- a CDS encoding mycothiol transferase, with the protein MYAKDILIDGYNRIREEVHATVEGLGPDELSARPAPDTNSIAWLVWHLTRVQDDHMADAFGHEQVWLSQDWEKRFGLDLPRRDTGYGHSPAKVARVRVDSGELLTGYYDAVHDQSLDALRGLAAKDLERVVDERWDPPVTLGVRLVSVLSDDLQHIGQAAYLRGLLQSAAA; encoded by the coding sequence ATGTATGCGAAGGACATCCTCATCGACGGCTACAACCGCATCCGCGAAGAAGTCCACGCCACCGTCGAGGGCCTCGGGCCCGACGAGCTGAGCGCCCGACCCGCCCCCGACACCAACTCGATCGCCTGGCTGGTCTGGCACCTCACCCGCGTCCAGGACGACCACATGGCCGACGCCTTCGGCCATGAACAGGTTTGGCTGTCCCAGGACTGGGAGAAACGCTTCGGGCTGGACCTGCCCCGCCGCGACACGGGCTACGGCCACAGCCCCGCCAAGGTCGCCAGGGTCCGGGTCGATTCCGGCGAGCTGCTGACCGGCTACTACGACGCCGTGCACGACCAGAGTCTGGACGCCCTGCGGGGCCTGGCGGCCAAGGACCTGGAGCGCGTCGTGGACGAGCGCTGGGACCCGCCGGTCACCCTGGGCGTCCGGCTGGTCAGCGTCCTGTCCGACGATCTCCAGCACATCGGACAGGCCGCCTACCTCCGGGGGCTGCTTCAGAGCGCGGCGGCGTAG
- a CDS encoding adenosine deaminase — MTATRVDADLIRRLPKAVLHDHLDGGLRPATVVELADAVGHTLPTTDPDELAAWYYEAANSGDLVRYIATFEHTLAVMQTREGLLRTAEEYVLDLAADGVVYGEVRYAPELNTKGELTMAEVVETVQEGLAAGMAKAAAAGTPVRVGTLLCGMRMFDRVREAADLAVAFRDAGVVGFDIAGAEDGFPPADHLAAFEHLRRENVPFTIHAGEAHGLPSIHQALQVCGAQRIGHGVRITDDIPDLAADKLGRLAGWVRDRRIALEMCPTSNLQTGAATSIAEHPITALKDLGFRVTLNTDNRLVSGTTMTREMSLLVEQAGWTVEDLRTVTVNALKSAFLPFDERNALIRDVVLPGYAAAL; from the coding sequence ATGACTGCTACGCGCGTAGACGCCGACCTGATCCGCCGCCTCCCCAAGGCCGTGCTCCACGACCACCTCGACGGCGGCCTGCGCCCCGCCACCGTGGTGGAGCTGGCGGACGCGGTCGGCCACACCTTGCCCACCACCGACCCGGACGAGCTCGCCGCCTGGTACTACGAGGCCGCCAACTCCGGCGACCTGGTGCGCTACATAGCCACCTTCGAGCACACCCTCGCCGTGATGCAGACCCGCGAGGGCCTGCTGCGCACGGCTGAGGAGTACGTGCTCGACCTGGCCGCCGACGGCGTCGTCTACGGCGAGGTGCGCTACGCCCCCGAGCTCAACACCAAGGGCGAGCTGACCATGGCCGAGGTCGTGGAGACCGTCCAGGAGGGCCTGGCGGCGGGCATGGCGAAGGCGGCTGCAGCCGGCACGCCGGTGCGGGTCGGCACCCTGCTGTGCGGGATGCGGATGTTCGACCGGGTGCGTGAGGCCGCCGACCTGGCCGTGGCGTTCCGGGACGCCGGTGTCGTCGGCTTCGACATCGCCGGCGCCGAGGACGGCTTCCCGCCCGCCGACCACCTCGCGGCCTTCGAGCACCTGCGCCGCGAGAACGTGCCGTTCACCATCCACGCCGGGGAGGCGCACGGCCTGCCCAGCATCCACCAGGCCCTCCAGGTGTGCGGCGCCCAGCGCATCGGGCACGGCGTGCGGATCACCGACGACATCCCGGACCTGGCGGCGGACAAGCTCGGCCGGCTCGCGGGCTGGGTGCGCGACCGGCGTATCGCGCTGGAGATGTGCCCGACGTCCAACCTCCAGACGGGCGCCGCCACCTCGATCGCCGAGCACCCCATCACCGCGCTCAAGGACCTCGGCTTCCGCGTCACCCTCAACACCGACAACCGGCTGGTCTCGGGCACCACGATGACCCGCGAGATGTCCCTGCTGGTCGAGCAGGCGGGCTGGACCGTCGAGGATCTGCGCACGGTCACCGTCAACGCCCTGAAGAGCGCGTTCCTCCCCTTCGACGAGCGGAACGCGCTCATCCGGGACGTCGTGCTGCCCGGCTACGCCGCCGCGCTCTGA
- a CDS encoding VOC family protein, translating to MRRIALVTLVVDDYDEAIRFYADALGFRLAEDTPRPDGSRWVVVEPGTPGTGTGLLLARAKGETQAARVGDQTGGRVGFFLHTDDFARDHARMAAAGVTFLEEPRHEPYGTVAVFQDLYGNRWDLLQPAD from the coding sequence ATGAGACGTATCGCCCTGGTCACCCTCGTCGTCGACGACTACGACGAGGCGATCCGCTTCTACGCCGACGCCCTCGGATTCCGCCTCGCCGAGGACACGCCCCGGCCCGACGGATCCCGCTGGGTCGTCGTCGAACCAGGCACCCCGGGAACCGGCACCGGCCTGCTGCTGGCCCGCGCCAAGGGGGAGACCCAGGCCGCCCGGGTCGGAGACCAGACGGGCGGACGGGTCGGGTTCTTCCTGCACACCGACGACTTCGCCCGCGACCACGCCCGGATGGCCGCCGCCGGCGTGACCTTCCTGGAGGAGCCGCGGCACGAGCCGTACGGCACCGTCGCCGTCTTCCAGGACCTGTACGGCAACCGCTGGGACCTGCTCCAACCCGCCGACTGA
- a CDS encoding tautomerase family protein produces MPFVRIDTLRAGPERLAALGRAVHDALEETIGIPPDDRFQVLTDHDGTCGTLRHDDYLGVHRDDGIAYIAITLRSGRTPAQKQALYRRIAELSHAYAGTEPRNVFVVLTENESADWSLGEGVAQYVESPRSRD; encoded by the coding sequence ATGCCCTTCGTCCGTATCGACACGCTCCGGGCCGGCCCCGAGCGCCTCGCCGCACTCGGCCGTGCCGTGCACGACGCCCTGGAGGAGACGATCGGCATCCCGCCCGACGACCGGTTCCAGGTGCTGACGGACCACGACGGCACGTGCGGCACCCTGCGTCACGACGACTACCTCGGCGTGCACCGCGACGACGGCATCGCCTACATCGCGATCACACTGCGCTCCGGTCGCACGCCCGCGCAGAAGCAGGCGCTGTACCGCAGGATCGCAGAGCTGTCTCACGCGTACGCGGGCACCGAGCCGCGGAACGTGTTCGTCGTGCTGACGGAGAACGAGTCGGCGGACTGGTCGCTCGGAGAAGGTGTGGCGCAGTACGTCGAGAGTCCTAGGTCCCGGGACTAG